A portion of the Esox lucius isolate fEsoLuc1 chromosome 20, fEsoLuc1.pri, whole genome shotgun sequence genome contains these proteins:
- the arhgef1b gene encoding rho guanine nucleotide exchange factor 1b isoform X3 has protein sequence MSIIGAEDEEFENDLDPTVDDNSSHFASIDLVKGRPTHLLVFLNHVILQFDCSPLLCFLHADLFRNLSTKETKKQFVEFYNSFLDKGAILRVQVPQIVSYELDRSRPDLLTEEQQRKFVHEIQKAQFPEVLRQLEDFRRKRMMGMTPNEAELVEVETHHHTDRIPMEMKEKAVAETLLDKMSDIHPSVVAEEEKCSAIFAAVVFYMKHLGVKSRVADSKKSRGFLRRPFGKNRKTEESTKSPKQRGGFPNILTAAGGWIAGSTEVKLPKVEAEVEKEKLSLERKGSSIPAPARSSIAPDIAPPAINKKSGSVSHQGSEVCDASVNISSSPDSSLSDTGLLSSRSDPQSVSEGAEVSPVGQAMGPSIWEPSSPAEPPLEENVEKDRRKPRRVGRSESARVDRHSSRRRGSSRAKQSRSRSDVDLQAATATAADSSPTSPNPSVDGGMLVPEASLLGPFPSGPTIQQEEQDPRFLELEQEPPNWREHAPPETLKDLSKKETKRQEVINELFATEHAHVRMLSVLLTVFWKPLEKAELMDTTELSTIFPSLDEIIELHYAFYENLKKLRQDTFIVKTIGTTLLNRFEGTEGEWFQKLTSRFCSHQTWALELLKSRQKKDPRFHAFIQEAESRPQCRRLQLKDIIPTEMQRLTKYPLLLENIAKCTEDSWEKEKIQRSAECCRKILNHVNEEVKQMENLLTLKDYQRKLDTSGLKPSNELYLEYKNFDLTQQKMIYEGTLTWRVTKEKTLDVQCVLLRDLLVLLQKQDDKMVLKCQSKSNIAAQEGKQMLSPIIKLDSAFLREVATDRKAFYVIFTWDSGAQIYELVAQSVGERKTWTDVIKTAVDELKKTGAPALDLKRGNSIIPGGGGFQPPLSPTENGGDSLKHGTDPDKDSLTDEMKSVDSRHSLIDYLSDKGFDLRGHRNSDAEKVANCALDEVMSLKRLLVGSISLSEDSLHDKENGGGEPDLRDQDTDGSTDQGAGRDGVVEGHEGGEGRGMKIEEAGISAPLVLSQERMEEVRVKLHGLEEKLKRLQSVEENHHRLQVALSKFSLEGGHFQ, from the exons ACCACGTCATCCTGCAGTTCGACTGCTCCCCCCTG CTGTGCTTTCTTCATGCTGACCTCTTCAGGAATCTCAGTACCAAAGAGACCAAGAAGCAGTTTGTGGAGTTCTACAATAGCTTCCTGGACAAGGGCGCT ATTCTCAGGGTGCAAGTCCCCCAGATTGTATCCTATGAATTGG ACCGTTCCAGACCGGACCTGCTCACTGAAGAGCAGCAGAGGAAGTTTGTCCATGAAATCCAAAAGGCTCAGTTCCCAGAGGTGCTGCGACAGCTGGAGGACTTCAG gaggaagaggatgatggGTATGACCCCTAATGAGGCAGagctggtggaggtggagacTCACCACCATACTGACCGCATCCCCATGGAGATGAAGGAGAAAGCTGTGGCAGAGACTCTGCTAGATAAGATGTCTGACATCCA TCCATCGGTTGTTGCAGAGGAGGAGAAATG TTCGGCTATTTTTGCAGCAGTGGTCTTCTATATGAAGCACCTGGGAGTGAAGTCCAGAGTAGCTGACAGCAAGAAGTCCAGAGGATTCTTGAGGAGACCCTTTGGGAAG aatagaaagacagaggagtcTACTAAATCACCCAAACAGAGGGGGGGGTTTCCCAACATCCTCACCGCCGCTGGTGGCTGGATTGCTGGCAGCA CTGAGGTCAAACTGCCTAAAGTGGAGGCTGAAG tggagaaggagaaattATCTCTGGAGCGGAAGGGTTCCAGCATCCCCGCCCCCGCTCGATCCTCAATCGCCCCTGACATCGCCCCTCCGGCAATAAACAAGAAGTCTGGTTCTGTCTCTCATCAGGGGTCAGAGGTCTGTGATGCCTCAGTCAACATCAGCTCCAGTCCAGACTCCTCCCTCAGTGACACAG GTTTGCTCAGCAGCCGTTCAGACCCTCAGTCAGTGTCGGAGGGGGCCGAAGTCTCCCCCGTGGGACAGGCTatgggcccatccatctgggAGCCCTCCTCTCCCGCAGAGCCCCCTCTAGAGGAAAATGTAGAGAAAGACAG ACGCAAGCCAAG GCGTGTGGGGCGCAGTGAGAGTGCTCGCGTGGACAGGCATTCTTCTCGTCGTCGTGGCTCTTCCCGGGCCAAACAGTCACGTTCCCGTAGCGACGTGGACCTGCAAGCCGCCACCGCCACGGCAGCAGACTCCTCCCCAACCTCCCCTAACCCCTC TGTTGACGGAGGGATGTTGGTCCCTGAGGCGTCCCTCCTGGGCCCTTTCCCCTCTGGCCCTACCATCCAGCAGGAGGAGCAGGACCCTCGTTTCCTGGAGCTGGAGCAGGAACCCCCAAACTGGAGAGAACACGCCCCCCCAGAGACACTCAAAGACCTCAGCAAGAAGGAGACGAAGAGACAGGAGGTCATCAATG AGCTGTTTGCGACAGAGCATGCCCATGTGCGTATGCTGAGTGTTCTGCTGACCGTGTTCTGGAAGCCTCTGGAGAAGGCAGAGCTCATGGACACCACCGAGCTGTCCACAATCTTCCCCAGCCTGGATGAGATCATAGAACTGCACT ATGCCTTCTATGAGAACCTGAAGAAGCTGCGGCAGGACACCTTCATCGTCAAGACCATTGGAACCACGCTACTCAACAGA TTTGAAGGAACGGAGGGTGAGTGGTTTCAGAAGCTGACATCCAGGTTCTGTAGTCACCAAACGTGGGCCCTGGAACTGTTGAAGAGTAGACAAAAGAAGGATCCTCGCTTTCACGCCTTCATACAGGAGGCAGAGAGCAGGCCTCAGTGTCGTAGGCTGCAGTTAAAGGACATCATCCCCACTGAGATGCAGAGACTTACCAAATACCCACTCCTGCTGGAGAACATCGCCAAGTGCACAG aGGACAGCTGGGAGAAGGAGAAAATCCAGCGGAGTGCTGAGTGCTGCAGGAAGATTCTCAACCATGTCAACGAGGAGGTCAAACAGATGGAGAACCTGCTG ACCTTGAAAGACTATCAGCGCAAGCTGGACACCTCAGGCCTGAAGCCCAGTAATGAGCTGTACTTGGAATATAAG aaCTTTGATCTGACCCAGCAAAAGATGATCTATGAAGGGACACTGACTTGGAGAGTGACCAAGGAGAAAACTCTAG ACGTCCAGTGTGTGTTGCTGAGGGACCTGTTGGTGCTCTTACAGAAGCAAGATGATAAGATGGTGCTGAAGTGTCAAAGTAAGAGTAACATCGCAGCGCAGGAAGGCAAGCAGATGCTTAGCCCCATCATCAAACTGGACTCTGCTTTCCTCCGTGAGGTAGCGACAG ACCGTAAAGCCTTCTACGTGATCTTCACCTGGGACAGCGGGGCTCAGATCTATGAGCTGGTGGCTCAGTCTGTCGGGGAGAGAAAGAC CTGGACAGATGTGATAAAGACAGCGGTGGATGAGCTGAAGAAGACTGGCGCTCCTGCTCTGGACCTGAAGAGAGGCAACAGCATCATACCTGGAGGAGGAGG GTTTCAACCCCCTCTCAGCCCCACTGAAAACGGCGGAGATTCGTTGAAACATGGCACTG ATCCAGATAAGGACAGCCTGACCGATGAGATGAAGTCTGTAGACTCTCGTCATTCCTTAATAGATTATCTCTCGGACAAAGGCTTTGACCTGAGGGGTCACCGCAACAGCGATGCGGAAAAGGTGGCAAATTGTGCTTTAGATGAAG TCATGTCCTTGAAGAGGCTATTGGTTGGCAGCATCAGCCTATCGGAGGACTCACTCCATGATAAGGAGAATGGAGGGGGGGAGCCAGATTTGCGGGACCAAGACACTGATGGCTCAACCG ACCAAGGCGCCGGCAGGGATGGAGTAGTGGAAGGGCATGAGGGAGGAGAGGGCCGAGGGATGAAGATTGAGGAGGCAGGGATCAGTGCTCCCCTGGTTCTGTCacaggagaggatggaggaggtgcGCGTGAAACTACACGGACTGGAGGAGAAGCTGAAGAGACTGCAG AGTGTTGAGGAGAACCACCACAGGCTGCAGGTGGCCCTGTCAAAGTTCTCCCTGGAGGGAGGCCACTTCCAATGA
- the arhgef1b gene encoding rho guanine nucleotide exchange factor 1b isoform X1 — translation MSIIGAEDEEFENDLDPTVDDNSSHFASIDLVKGRPTHLLVFLNHVILQFDCSPLLCFLHADLFRNLSTKETKKQFVEFYNSFLDKGAILRVQVPQIVSYELDRSRPDLLTEEQQRKFVHEIQKAQFPEVLRQLEDFRRKRMMGMTPNEAELVEVETHHHTDRIPMEMKEKAVAETLLDKMSDIHPSVVAEEEKCSAIFAAVVFYMKHLGVKSRVADSKKSRGFLRRPFGKNRKTEESTKSPKQRGGFPNILTAAGGWIAGSTEVKLPKVEAEVEKEKLSLERKGSSIPAPARSSIAPDIAPPAINKKSGSVSHQGSEVCDASVNISSSPDSSLSDTGLLSSRSDPQSVSEGAEVSPVGQAMGPSIWEPSSPAEPPLEENVEKDRRKPRRVGRSESARVDRHSSRRRGSSRAKQSRSRSDVDLQAATATAADSSPTSPNPSVDGGMLVPEASLLGPFPSGPTIQQEEQDPRFLELEQEPPNWREHAPPETLKDLSKKETKRQEVINELFATEHAHVRMLSVLLTVFWKPLEKAELMDTTELSTIFPSLDEIIELHYAFYENLKKLRQDTFIVKTIGTTLLNRFEGTEGEWFQKLTSRFCSHQTWALELLKSRQKKDPRFHAFIQEAESRPQCRRLQLKDIIPTEMQRLTKYPLLLENIAKCTEDSWEKEKIQRSAECCRKILNHVNEEVKQMENLLTLKDYQRKLDTSGLKPSNELYLEYKNFDLTQQKMIYEGTLTWRVTKEKTLDVQCVLLRDLLVLLQKQDDKMVLKCQSKSNIAAQEGKQMLSPIIKLDSAFLREVATDRKAFYVIFTWDSGAQIYELVAQSVGERKTWTDVIKTAVDELKKTGAPALDLKRGNSIIPGGGGYSPTLFQPPLSPTENGGDSLKHGTDPDKDSLTDEMKSVDSRHSLIDYLSDKGFDLRGHRNSDAEKVANCALDEVMSLKRLLVGSISLSEDSLHDKENGGGEPDLRDQDTDGSTDQGAGRDGVVEGHEGGEGRGMKIEEAGISAPLVLSQERMEEVRVKLHGLEEKLKRLQSVEENHHRLQVALSKFSLEGGHFQ, via the exons ACCACGTCATCCTGCAGTTCGACTGCTCCCCCCTG CTGTGCTTTCTTCATGCTGACCTCTTCAGGAATCTCAGTACCAAAGAGACCAAGAAGCAGTTTGTGGAGTTCTACAATAGCTTCCTGGACAAGGGCGCT ATTCTCAGGGTGCAAGTCCCCCAGATTGTATCCTATGAATTGG ACCGTTCCAGACCGGACCTGCTCACTGAAGAGCAGCAGAGGAAGTTTGTCCATGAAATCCAAAAGGCTCAGTTCCCAGAGGTGCTGCGACAGCTGGAGGACTTCAG gaggaagaggatgatggGTATGACCCCTAATGAGGCAGagctggtggaggtggagacTCACCACCATACTGACCGCATCCCCATGGAGATGAAGGAGAAAGCTGTGGCAGAGACTCTGCTAGATAAGATGTCTGACATCCA TCCATCGGTTGTTGCAGAGGAGGAGAAATG TTCGGCTATTTTTGCAGCAGTGGTCTTCTATATGAAGCACCTGGGAGTGAAGTCCAGAGTAGCTGACAGCAAGAAGTCCAGAGGATTCTTGAGGAGACCCTTTGGGAAG aatagaaagacagaggagtcTACTAAATCACCCAAACAGAGGGGGGGGTTTCCCAACATCCTCACCGCCGCTGGTGGCTGGATTGCTGGCAGCA CTGAGGTCAAACTGCCTAAAGTGGAGGCTGAAG tggagaaggagaaattATCTCTGGAGCGGAAGGGTTCCAGCATCCCCGCCCCCGCTCGATCCTCAATCGCCCCTGACATCGCCCCTCCGGCAATAAACAAGAAGTCTGGTTCTGTCTCTCATCAGGGGTCAGAGGTCTGTGATGCCTCAGTCAACATCAGCTCCAGTCCAGACTCCTCCCTCAGTGACACAG GTTTGCTCAGCAGCCGTTCAGACCCTCAGTCAGTGTCGGAGGGGGCCGAAGTCTCCCCCGTGGGACAGGCTatgggcccatccatctgggAGCCCTCCTCTCCCGCAGAGCCCCCTCTAGAGGAAAATGTAGAGAAAGACAG ACGCAAGCCAAG GCGTGTGGGGCGCAGTGAGAGTGCTCGCGTGGACAGGCATTCTTCTCGTCGTCGTGGCTCTTCCCGGGCCAAACAGTCACGTTCCCGTAGCGACGTGGACCTGCAAGCCGCCACCGCCACGGCAGCAGACTCCTCCCCAACCTCCCCTAACCCCTC TGTTGACGGAGGGATGTTGGTCCCTGAGGCGTCCCTCCTGGGCCCTTTCCCCTCTGGCCCTACCATCCAGCAGGAGGAGCAGGACCCTCGTTTCCTGGAGCTGGAGCAGGAACCCCCAAACTGGAGAGAACACGCCCCCCCAGAGACACTCAAAGACCTCAGCAAGAAGGAGACGAAGAGACAGGAGGTCATCAATG AGCTGTTTGCGACAGAGCATGCCCATGTGCGTATGCTGAGTGTTCTGCTGACCGTGTTCTGGAAGCCTCTGGAGAAGGCAGAGCTCATGGACACCACCGAGCTGTCCACAATCTTCCCCAGCCTGGATGAGATCATAGAACTGCACT ATGCCTTCTATGAGAACCTGAAGAAGCTGCGGCAGGACACCTTCATCGTCAAGACCATTGGAACCACGCTACTCAACAGA TTTGAAGGAACGGAGGGTGAGTGGTTTCAGAAGCTGACATCCAGGTTCTGTAGTCACCAAACGTGGGCCCTGGAACTGTTGAAGAGTAGACAAAAGAAGGATCCTCGCTTTCACGCCTTCATACAGGAGGCAGAGAGCAGGCCTCAGTGTCGTAGGCTGCAGTTAAAGGACATCATCCCCACTGAGATGCAGAGACTTACCAAATACCCACTCCTGCTGGAGAACATCGCCAAGTGCACAG aGGACAGCTGGGAGAAGGAGAAAATCCAGCGGAGTGCTGAGTGCTGCAGGAAGATTCTCAACCATGTCAACGAGGAGGTCAAACAGATGGAGAACCTGCTG ACCTTGAAAGACTATCAGCGCAAGCTGGACACCTCAGGCCTGAAGCCCAGTAATGAGCTGTACTTGGAATATAAG aaCTTTGATCTGACCCAGCAAAAGATGATCTATGAAGGGACACTGACTTGGAGAGTGACCAAGGAGAAAACTCTAG ACGTCCAGTGTGTGTTGCTGAGGGACCTGTTGGTGCTCTTACAGAAGCAAGATGATAAGATGGTGCTGAAGTGTCAAAGTAAGAGTAACATCGCAGCGCAGGAAGGCAAGCAGATGCTTAGCCCCATCATCAAACTGGACTCTGCTTTCCTCCGTGAGGTAGCGACAG ACCGTAAAGCCTTCTACGTGATCTTCACCTGGGACAGCGGGGCTCAGATCTATGAGCTGGTGGCTCAGTCTGTCGGGGAGAGAAAGAC CTGGACAGATGTGATAAAGACAGCGGTGGATGAGCTGAAGAAGACTGGCGCTCCTGCTCTGGACCTGAAGAGAGGCAACAGCATCATACCTGGAGGAGGAGGGTACAGCCCCACCCT GTTTCAACCCCCTCTCAGCCCCACTGAAAACGGCGGAGATTCGTTGAAACATGGCACTG ATCCAGATAAGGACAGCCTGACCGATGAGATGAAGTCTGTAGACTCTCGTCATTCCTTAATAGATTATCTCTCGGACAAAGGCTTTGACCTGAGGGGTCACCGCAACAGCGATGCGGAAAAGGTGGCAAATTGTGCTTTAGATGAAG TCATGTCCTTGAAGAGGCTATTGGTTGGCAGCATCAGCCTATCGGAGGACTCACTCCATGATAAGGAGAATGGAGGGGGGGAGCCAGATTTGCGGGACCAAGACACTGATGGCTCAACCG ACCAAGGCGCCGGCAGGGATGGAGTAGTGGAAGGGCATGAGGGAGGAGAGGGCCGAGGGATGAAGATTGAGGAGGCAGGGATCAGTGCTCCCCTGGTTCTGTCacaggagaggatggaggaggtgcGCGTGAAACTACACGGACTGGAGGAGAAGCTGAAGAGACTGCAG AGTGTTGAGGAGAACCACCACAGGCTGCAGGTGGCCCTGTCAAAGTTCTCCCTGGAGGGAGGCCACTTCCAATGA
- the arhgef1b gene encoding rho guanine nucleotide exchange factor 1b isoform X2 has translation MSIIGAEDEEFENDLDPTVDDNSSHFASIDLVKGRPTHLLVFLNHVILQFDCSPLLCFLHADLFRNLSTKETKKQFVEFYNSFLDKGAILRVQVPQIVSYELDRSRPDLLTEEQQRKFVHEIQKAQFPEVLRQLEDFRRKRMMGMTPNEAELVEVETHHHTDRIPMEMKEKAVAETLLDKMSDIHPSVVAEEEKCSAIFAAVVFYMKHLGVKSRVADSKKSRGFLRRPFGKNRKTEESTKSPKQRGGFPNILTAAGGWIAGSTEVKLPKVEAEVEKEKLSLERKGSSIPAPARSSIAPDIAPPAINKKSGSVSHQGSEVCDASVNISSSPDSSLSDTGLLSSRSDPQSVSEGAEVSPVGQAMGPSIWEPSSPAEPPLEENVEKDRRVGRSESARVDRHSSRRRGSSRAKQSRSRSDVDLQAATATAADSSPTSPNPSVDGGMLVPEASLLGPFPSGPTIQQEEQDPRFLELEQEPPNWREHAPPETLKDLSKKETKRQEVINELFATEHAHVRMLSVLLTVFWKPLEKAELMDTTELSTIFPSLDEIIELHYAFYENLKKLRQDTFIVKTIGTTLLNRFEGTEGEWFQKLTSRFCSHQTWALELLKSRQKKDPRFHAFIQEAESRPQCRRLQLKDIIPTEMQRLTKYPLLLENIAKCTEDSWEKEKIQRSAECCRKILNHVNEEVKQMENLLTLKDYQRKLDTSGLKPSNELYLEYKNFDLTQQKMIYEGTLTWRVTKEKTLDVQCVLLRDLLVLLQKQDDKMVLKCQSKSNIAAQEGKQMLSPIIKLDSAFLREVATDRKAFYVIFTWDSGAQIYELVAQSVGERKTWTDVIKTAVDELKKTGAPALDLKRGNSIIPGGGGYSPTLFQPPLSPTENGGDSLKHGTDPDKDSLTDEMKSVDSRHSLIDYLSDKGFDLRGHRNSDAEKVANCALDEVMSLKRLLVGSISLSEDSLHDKENGGGEPDLRDQDTDGSTDQGAGRDGVVEGHEGGEGRGMKIEEAGISAPLVLSQERMEEVRVKLHGLEEKLKRLQSVEENHHRLQVALSKFSLEGGHFQ, from the exons ACCACGTCATCCTGCAGTTCGACTGCTCCCCCCTG CTGTGCTTTCTTCATGCTGACCTCTTCAGGAATCTCAGTACCAAAGAGACCAAGAAGCAGTTTGTGGAGTTCTACAATAGCTTCCTGGACAAGGGCGCT ATTCTCAGGGTGCAAGTCCCCCAGATTGTATCCTATGAATTGG ACCGTTCCAGACCGGACCTGCTCACTGAAGAGCAGCAGAGGAAGTTTGTCCATGAAATCCAAAAGGCTCAGTTCCCAGAGGTGCTGCGACAGCTGGAGGACTTCAG gaggaagaggatgatggGTATGACCCCTAATGAGGCAGagctggtggaggtggagacTCACCACCATACTGACCGCATCCCCATGGAGATGAAGGAGAAAGCTGTGGCAGAGACTCTGCTAGATAAGATGTCTGACATCCA TCCATCGGTTGTTGCAGAGGAGGAGAAATG TTCGGCTATTTTTGCAGCAGTGGTCTTCTATATGAAGCACCTGGGAGTGAAGTCCAGAGTAGCTGACAGCAAGAAGTCCAGAGGATTCTTGAGGAGACCCTTTGGGAAG aatagaaagacagaggagtcTACTAAATCACCCAAACAGAGGGGGGGGTTTCCCAACATCCTCACCGCCGCTGGTGGCTGGATTGCTGGCAGCA CTGAGGTCAAACTGCCTAAAGTGGAGGCTGAAG tggagaaggagaaattATCTCTGGAGCGGAAGGGTTCCAGCATCCCCGCCCCCGCTCGATCCTCAATCGCCCCTGACATCGCCCCTCCGGCAATAAACAAGAAGTCTGGTTCTGTCTCTCATCAGGGGTCAGAGGTCTGTGATGCCTCAGTCAACATCAGCTCCAGTCCAGACTCCTCCCTCAGTGACACAG GTTTGCTCAGCAGCCGTTCAGACCCTCAGTCAGTGTCGGAGGGGGCCGAAGTCTCCCCCGTGGGACAGGCTatgggcccatccatctgggAGCCCTCCTCTCCCGCAGAGCCCCCTCTAGAGGAAAATGTAGAGAAAGACAG GCGTGTGGGGCGCAGTGAGAGTGCTCGCGTGGACAGGCATTCTTCTCGTCGTCGTGGCTCTTCCCGGGCCAAACAGTCACGTTCCCGTAGCGACGTGGACCTGCAAGCCGCCACCGCCACGGCAGCAGACTCCTCCCCAACCTCCCCTAACCCCTC TGTTGACGGAGGGATGTTGGTCCCTGAGGCGTCCCTCCTGGGCCCTTTCCCCTCTGGCCCTACCATCCAGCAGGAGGAGCAGGACCCTCGTTTCCTGGAGCTGGAGCAGGAACCCCCAAACTGGAGAGAACACGCCCCCCCAGAGACACTCAAAGACCTCAGCAAGAAGGAGACGAAGAGACAGGAGGTCATCAATG AGCTGTTTGCGACAGAGCATGCCCATGTGCGTATGCTGAGTGTTCTGCTGACCGTGTTCTGGAAGCCTCTGGAGAAGGCAGAGCTCATGGACACCACCGAGCTGTCCACAATCTTCCCCAGCCTGGATGAGATCATAGAACTGCACT ATGCCTTCTATGAGAACCTGAAGAAGCTGCGGCAGGACACCTTCATCGTCAAGACCATTGGAACCACGCTACTCAACAGA TTTGAAGGAACGGAGGGTGAGTGGTTTCAGAAGCTGACATCCAGGTTCTGTAGTCACCAAACGTGGGCCCTGGAACTGTTGAAGAGTAGACAAAAGAAGGATCCTCGCTTTCACGCCTTCATACAGGAGGCAGAGAGCAGGCCTCAGTGTCGTAGGCTGCAGTTAAAGGACATCATCCCCACTGAGATGCAGAGACTTACCAAATACCCACTCCTGCTGGAGAACATCGCCAAGTGCACAG aGGACAGCTGGGAGAAGGAGAAAATCCAGCGGAGTGCTGAGTGCTGCAGGAAGATTCTCAACCATGTCAACGAGGAGGTCAAACAGATGGAGAACCTGCTG ACCTTGAAAGACTATCAGCGCAAGCTGGACACCTCAGGCCTGAAGCCCAGTAATGAGCTGTACTTGGAATATAAG aaCTTTGATCTGACCCAGCAAAAGATGATCTATGAAGGGACACTGACTTGGAGAGTGACCAAGGAGAAAACTCTAG ACGTCCAGTGTGTGTTGCTGAGGGACCTGTTGGTGCTCTTACAGAAGCAAGATGATAAGATGGTGCTGAAGTGTCAAAGTAAGAGTAACATCGCAGCGCAGGAAGGCAAGCAGATGCTTAGCCCCATCATCAAACTGGACTCTGCTTTCCTCCGTGAGGTAGCGACAG ACCGTAAAGCCTTCTACGTGATCTTCACCTGGGACAGCGGGGCTCAGATCTATGAGCTGGTGGCTCAGTCTGTCGGGGAGAGAAAGAC CTGGACAGATGTGATAAAGACAGCGGTGGATGAGCTGAAGAAGACTGGCGCTCCTGCTCTGGACCTGAAGAGAGGCAACAGCATCATACCTGGAGGAGGAGGGTACAGCCCCACCCT GTTTCAACCCCCTCTCAGCCCCACTGAAAACGGCGGAGATTCGTTGAAACATGGCACTG ATCCAGATAAGGACAGCCTGACCGATGAGATGAAGTCTGTAGACTCTCGTCATTCCTTAATAGATTATCTCTCGGACAAAGGCTTTGACCTGAGGGGTCACCGCAACAGCGATGCGGAAAAGGTGGCAAATTGTGCTTTAGATGAAG TCATGTCCTTGAAGAGGCTATTGGTTGGCAGCATCAGCCTATCGGAGGACTCACTCCATGATAAGGAGAATGGAGGGGGGGAGCCAGATTTGCGGGACCAAGACACTGATGGCTCAACCG ACCAAGGCGCCGGCAGGGATGGAGTAGTGGAAGGGCATGAGGGAGGAGAGGGCCGAGGGATGAAGATTGAGGAGGCAGGGATCAGTGCTCCCCTGGTTCTGTCacaggagaggatggaggaggtgcGCGTGAAACTACACGGACTGGAGGAGAAGCTGAAGAGACTGCAG AGTGTTGAGGAGAACCACCACAGGCTGCAGGTGGCCCTGTCAAAGTTCTCCCTGGAGGGAGGCCACTTCCAATGA